A DNA window from Brassica napus cultivar Da-Ae chromosome C1, Da-Ae, whole genome shotgun sequence contains the following coding sequences:
- the LOC106373232 gene encoding uncharacterized protein LOC106373232: MRGEHGIEVSKSLAWDAREYAINTMTGIPETGYAKIPKYLHMMKEANHGSHTSYETDKDGIIRFHFISFGQCVRGFYRAIRKVIVLDGTFLKSKFKGVLLVATALDGNSSLYPLAFRVVDSENDRSWDWFMRQLKVVIADDQSLAFVSDRNTSLSKAIANVYPQSHHGICIHNLLNNVVTYYHGKGLVGLVANASKAYRVVDFQKIFTNIFSISHEIGKYLIEADVRKWARCQFPGFRYDIRSNNPAESMNFALCSSREFTVIPLLDIIREMITRWFFECRTLSSKNSKPLTTYVEKKIDRRIQKGKTLTVYPINDYWFLVCGDKIECTVDLVRCTCSCGKFDLLKIPCRHAIKAGFSVGRPVHSLTDEKYTTSSWISVYEERINPISVPEDAWIVLEHVEKAKFLSPESRRAAGRRKKRRYETVKVKICSQGSKGSTRRKCSSCGIEGHNRSTCDRAI; this comes from the coding sequence TGGGATCGAGGTGTCCAAGTCTTTAGCGTGGGATGCGCGTGAGTATGCTATCAACACAATGACAGGTATTCCAGAAACAGGTTATGCGAAGATTCCCAAATACTTGCACATGATGAAGGAAGCTAATCATGGGTCACATACATCTTACGAAACTGACAAGGATGGGATAATCAGATTCCATTTCATCTCGTTTGGGCAGTGTGTCCGAGGTTTTTACAGAGCCATTCGAAAAGTTATTGTTCTAGATGGGACGTTTTTGAAGAGCAAATTCAAAGGTGTTTTACTGGTTGCTACTGCTTTGGATGGAAACTCAAGTTTATATCCACTTGCATTTAGAGTTGTCGACTCAGAGAATGACCGCTCGTGGGACTGGTTTATGAGACAACTTAAAGTGGTTATTGCTGATGACCAGAGTTTAGCTTTTGTGTCTGATAGGAATACCTCACTTTCTAAAGCTATTGCAAACGTGTACCCTCAATCTCATCATGGAATTTGCATTCACAACTTACTGAATAATGTTGTAACTTATTACCATGGGAAAGGTTTGGTTGGTTTGGTTGCAAATGCTTCTAAAGCTTATCGGGTTGTTGATTTTCAGAAGAtctttacaaatattttctcGATTAGTCATGAGATAGGGAAATACCTAATAGAAGCTGATGTGAGAAAGTGGGCTCGCTGTCAATTTCCTGGTTTTAGGTATGATATTAGGAGCAATAATCCTGCTGAATCGATGAATTTTGCATTGTGTTCGTCAAGGGAGTTTACGGTCATTCCTCTACTGGACATCATAAGGGAAATGATAACTCGATGGTTTTTTGAATGTAGAACTCTAAGTTCTAAGAATTCAAAGCCATTGACCACATATGTGGAAAAGAAGATTGATAGAAGGATTCAGAAGGGAAAGACGTTAACAGTTTACCCGATTAACGATTACTGGTTTCTGGTTTGTGGAGACAAAATTGAATGTACGGTTGATTTGGTGAGATGCACATGTTCTTGTGGAAAATTCGACTTGTTAAAGATCCCATGCAGGCATGCCATAAAAGCCGGTTTCAGTGTAGGCAGACCAGTTCACAGTCTGACTGACGAGAAGTACACAACTTCTTCTTGGATCTCAGTTTACGAGGAAAGAATAAATCCGATAAGTGTCCCTGAAGATGCATGGATTGTGCTAGAACATGTGGAGAAGGCAAAATTTCTTTCTCCAGAGAGTAGAAGAGCAGCAGGAAggaggaagaaaagaagatacGAGACAGTTAAAGTCAAGATTTGTTCACAAGGAAGTAAAGGTTCCACAAGACGCAAATGCAGTAGCTGTGGGATTGAAGGGCACAATAGGTCAACTTGTGATAGAGCAATATAG
- the LOC106418081 gene encoding polycomb group protein VERNALIZATION 2-like: MRLLFVSQLQKLHSRMSQEDSQAKLSHDGEKHWMYLKPVRLYDMLLCHSPSKPRFLRRNLNYKNQEKGETRSASAGMVVFNFKDFDNTVQKTQVTKNCSCPFCYMLCANFKGLQLHLNSFHELLEFEFMTSEENQTVNVSVRLDAFKTKDQRNIREKFGDLSFCSKPFKRTQVGGRNIPKRLNVTILPMDPPFLADDTETGTSLLNNGNPVAMMNVPDIGQSSGSGARESEGPAAKTENFSSSISLLQTRQFYHSRTLQMIDDLEDVSPTEKDFMHLWNSFVRYQRVITDGQVPWACEAFSKFHKKEFIESKPLHSCWRMFMIKLWDYGLVDAVTINKCNLIIEDSEDDHSVNTNNNNSVDYGIDLNRNDTMDVDHNGVDLGIGLGRNTAMDVNNNNVDRGIDLNLTMNVNPSNVDRGIDLNRNDVMDADEDVNDSSYLSLSLSL; the protein is encoded by the exons ATGCGTTTGTTGTTTGTTTCTCAACTGCAGAAACTTCATTCGAGAATGAGTCAGGAAGACAGCCAAGCTAAATTATCACATGATGGCGAGAAACACTGGATGTATTTGAAGCCTGTTCGTCTATACGACATGCTTCTATGTCACTCTCCAAGCAAA CCACGGTTTCTTCGGAGAAACTTGAACTACAAAAATCAAGAAAAGGGCGAGACAAG gtCCGCATCTGCTGGGATGGTAGTTTTCAACTTTAAGGACTTTGATAACACAGTGCAGAAAACTCAAG TTACGAAGAATTGCTCTTGTCCCTTTTGCTATATGCTATGTGCTAACTTCAAG GGGCTGCAACTTCATTTGAATTCATTTCATGAATTACTTGAATTTGAGTTCATG ACTTCTGAAGAAAACCAGACAGTTAATGTCTCTGTAAGACTTGATGCTTTCAAAACCAAG GACCAACGAAACATTCGAGAAAAATTTGGGGATCTCTCCTTTTG CTCAAAACCTTTCAAGCGTACACAAGTAGGTGGTAGAAATATCCCCAAGCGGCTTAATGTAACCATTTTACCAATGGATCCTCCCTTTTTAGCCGATGACACAGAAACTGGAACCTCCCTGCTGAACAATG GAAATCCTGTGGCAATGATGAATGTACCAGACATAGGTCAATCTTCTGGCTCTGGTGCTAGAGAATCTGAGGGCCCTGCTGCTAAGACTGAGAATTTTTCTTCCAGCATCTCACTTCTCCAGACACGCCAGTTCTATCATTCTCGCACACTTCAG ATGATTGATGATTTGGAGGATGTGAGCCCGACTGAAAAAGATTTCATGCATCTTTGGAACTCATTTGTAAGATATCAAAG GGTGATCACTGATGGTCAGGTTCCTTGGGCATGTGAAGCGTTTTCAAAGTTTCACAAGAAAGAGTTTATCGAATCCAAACCACTCCACTC ATGCTGGAGAATGTTTATGATCAAACTGTGGGATTATGGGCTTGTAGACGCTGTCACCATCAATAAGTGCAATCTCATAATTGAGGATAGCGAAGATGATCATTCAGTCAACACCAACAACAATAACAGTGTAGATTATGGTATTGACCTCAACAGAAATGATACGATGGATGTTGACCATAACGGAGTGGATCTTGGCATTGGCCTAGGGAGGAACACTGCGATGGATGTTAACAATAACAATGTGGATCGTGGCATTGATCTGAACCTTACGATGAATGTTAACCCTAGCAATGTGGATCGTGGCATTGACCTAAATAGAAACGATGTGATGGATGCTGACGAGGATGTCAATGACAGttcatatctctctctctctttatctctctAA
- the LOC106373233 gene encoding uncharacterized protein LOC106373233 — protein MYVPVFVHGNHWISMCVHFVTRTIEVFDCAGLKHHQDVEPFANIIPRIVKDVQSAENKKHLNVRTYKVVYVPVPFINKSSSDCGVYSLKFIKCHALSLYFTLVNDDSIREARQKIAYDLWEAANDPELML, from the coding sequence ATGTATGTTCCTGTTTTTGTCCACGGTAACCACTGGATCTCTATGTGCGTTCATTTCGTTACTCGAACGATTGAAGTCTTCGATTGTGCCGGATTGAAACACCATCAAGATGTGGAGCCTTTTGCGAATATTATCCCTCGGATTGTAAAAGATGTCCAGTCAGCTGAGAACAAGAAGCATCTCAACGTCAGAACATATAAAGTCGTGTACGTGCCAGTGCCATTCATAAACAAGAGTAGTAGTGACTGTGGAGTTTACTCACTGAAATTCATCAAGTGTCATGCTCTAAGCTTGTATTTCACACTGGTGAACGACGACAGCATTCGTGAAGCCAGACAGAAGAttgcatatgatctttgggaaGCTGCAAACGATCCCGAGCTGATGTTGTGA